In Gopherus evgoodei ecotype Sinaloan lineage chromosome 10, rGopEvg1_v1.p, whole genome shotgun sequence, a single window of DNA contains:
- the FAM174B gene encoding membrane protein FAM174B isoform X4, giving the protein MRPAAPLLLLPALLLLAALPVRGRRESPAPGPPLAAQRPTNASRPLPEPLGAPGNHSGAQVSLLPALLRDLSALKAAVIAACVLSAGLIGCLLLRVCRSGKRIKKTRKYDIITTPAERVEMAPLNEDEDDDEDSTVFDVKYSCA; this is encoded by the exons ATGCGCCCCGCCGCCCCGCTGCTCCTGCtgccggccctgctgctgctggccgcgCTCCCCGTCCGGGGCCGCCGGGAGTCCCCCGCGCCGGGGCCGCCCCTGGCCGCGCAGCGCCCCACCAACGCCAGCCGGCCGCTGCCGGAGCCTCTGGGCGCCCCCGGGAACCACAGCGGCGCCCAGGTCAGCCTCCTGCCCGCGCTGCTCCGGGACCTGTCCGCGCTCAAGGCCGCGGTGATCGCGGCGTGTGTGCTCAGCGCCGGCCTGATCGGCTGCCTGCTGCTGCGGGTCTGCAG GTCTGGCAAGAGGATTAAGAAGACAAGAAAGTACGACATAATCACGACCCCGGCTGAGCGAGTAGAAATGGCCCCTCTGAACGAAGATGAGGATGATGATGAAGACTCAACAGTGTTTGATGTGAAATACAG TTGTGCCTGA
- the FAM174B gene encoding membrane protein FAM174B isoform X5 — MRPAAPLLLLPALLLLAALPVRGRRESPAPGPPLAAQRPTNASRPLPEPLGAPGNHSGAQVSLLPALLRDLSALKAAVIAACVLSAGLIGCLLLRVCRSGKRIKKTRKYDIITTPAERVEMAPLNEDEDDDEDSTVFDVKYR; from the exons ATGCGCCCCGCCGCCCCGCTGCTCCTGCtgccggccctgctgctgctggccgcgCTCCCCGTCCGGGGCCGCCGGGAGTCCCCCGCGCCGGGGCCGCCCCTGGCCGCGCAGCGCCCCACCAACGCCAGCCGGCCGCTGCCGGAGCCTCTGGGCGCCCCCGGGAACCACAGCGGCGCCCAGGTCAGCCTCCTGCCCGCGCTGCTCCGGGACCTGTCCGCGCTCAAGGCCGCGGTGATCGCGGCGTGTGTGCTCAGCGCCGGCCTGATCGGCTGCCTGCTGCTGCGGGTCTGCAG GTCTGGCAAGAGGATTAAGAAGACAAGAAAGTACGACATAATCACGACCCCGGCTGAGCGAGTAGAAATGGCCCCTCTGAACGAAGATGAGGATGATGATGAAGACTCAACAGTGTTTGATGTGAAATACAG GTAA